A genomic segment from Diospyros lotus cultivar Yz01 chromosome 5, ASM1463336v1, whole genome shotgun sequence encodes:
- the LOC127801247 gene encoding 1-aminocyclopropane-1-carboxylate synthase-like: protein MTMMNTTGSGNHHHGLLSKIATNDEHGENSLYFHGWKAYDDNPFHLTQNPNGVIQMGLAENQLSSDLIEDWMKKNQRASICTTEGVHMFKEIANFQDYHGLPEFRNAVAKFMGKARGGRAEFDPERIVMGGGATGANELLMFCLADPGDAFLVPSPYYPAFDRDLRWRTGVKLLPVECKSSDSFRITREALEEAYEKASESNIRVKGLIIGNPSNPLGTIMDRNTLKSLVSFVNDKNIHFVCDEIYAATVFKQPEFISVSEIIQEMDCNLDLIHVVYSLSKDMGMPGFRVGIVYSYNDKVVTSARKMSSFGLVSSQTQHLLASMLSDDEFVERFICESSRRLEKRHRIFTEGLKEVEIKCLEGNAGLFCWMDLRPLLKEATFEAETELWKLIINQVKLNVSPGSSFHCSEPGWFRVCFANMDDETVQVALQRIRTFVNEKKGTGKAAPEKKKKQWQKNLRLSFSSGRIYEDGCLSPHVLSPHSSMLRAQT, encoded by the exons ATGACCATGATGAATACTACTGGGTCTGGGAATCATCATCATGGGCTTTTGTCCAAGATTGCAACCAACGATGAACATGGAGAGAATTCTCTCTACTTCCATGGCTGGAAGGCCTACGATGATAATCCTTTTCATCTTACCCAGAACCCTAATGGAGTCATCCAAATGGGTCTCGCTGAAAaccag CTATCCTCTGACCTAATCGAAGACTGGATGAAGAAAAACCAAAGAGCATCAATCTGCACCACTGAAGGAGTGCACATGTTCAAGGAAATCGCCAACTTCCAGGATTATCACGGCTTGCCGGAGTTTAGAAAT GCTGTAGCTAAGTTCATGGGAAAAGCAAGAGGTGGAAGGGCGGAGTTCGATCCAGAGAGGATAGTGATGGGCGGGGGAGCAACTGGAGCTAATGAACTGTTGATGTTCTGTCTGGCTGATCCCGGCGATGCATTTCTCGTTCCTTCACCTTACTATCCAGC ATTTGATCGAGACCTAAGATGGCGAACCGGAGTGAAGCTGCTGCCGGTTGAATGTAAGAGCTCCGACAGCTTCAGAATCACCAGAGAGGCACTGGAAGAGGCGTATGAGAAAGCTTCAGAATCCAACATCAGAGTAAAGGGCTTGATCATAGGAAATCCATCCAATCCACTGGGCACTATCATGGACAGAAACACTCTCAAAAGCTTAGTATCCTTCGTCAACGACAAGAACATCCACTTCGTCTGCGACGAAATCTACGCCGCCACCGTCTTTAAGCAGCCCGAATTCATCAGCGTTTCGGAGATCATCCAGGAAATGGACTGCAACCTAGACTTGATTCATGTCGTTTACAGTTTGTCCAAGGACATGGGGATGCCTGGATTTAGGGTCGGCATCGTTTACTCTTACAACGACAAAGTGGTGACCTCCGCCCGGAAGATGTCGAGCTTCGGCTTGGTTTCGTCCCAGACGCAGCACCTTCTTGCTTCGATGCTCTCTGACGATGAGTTCGTGGAGAGGTTCATCTGCGAGAGCTCGAGAAGGCTGGAAAAGAGGCACAGAATCTTCACGGAAGGGCTGAAGGAAGTGGAGATCAAATGCTTAGAAGGCAACGCCGGCCTGTTTTGCTGGATGGACTTGAGGCCGCTGCTGAAAGAAGCGACTTTCGAGGCCGAAACTGAGCTCTGGAAACTGATAATCAACCAAGTGAAGCTGAATGTCTCGCCAGGCTCGTCGTTCCATTGCTCGGAGCCGGGCTGGTTCAGAGTCTGCTTCGCAAACATGGACGACGAGACGGTGCAAGTGGCGCTGCAGAGAATCCGGACGTTCGTGAATGAGAAGAAGGGGACCGGAAAGGCGGcgccggagaagaagaagaagcagtggCAGAAGAACCTCCGGCTGAGCTTCTCGTCGGGACGAATATACGAGGATGGCTGCCTTTCGCCTCACGTGTTGTCGCCTCACTCCTCTATGCTTCGAGCTCAAACTTGA